The nucleotide sequence ATCACAGAGGTTGCGAATAGAACTAACCTCCTGGCCATAAATGCATCCATAGAGGCAGCCAGGGCGGGTGAGCAGGGCAAGGGTTTTGTTGTTATAGCTGAGGAGATCAGATCTCTTGCTGAAAGGGCTACAAAATCCACAAAACAGATTGGAGAGATACTAAGCGCCATACAGCTGGAGTCTGCAGGGGTTACAAAGCACCTCGAAGAAGAGACCAAATATGTTGAGATGGAGACCAAACTTGCAACAGACACAGGAGCTGCCTTCAAAGAGATAGATGCCTCCATAAAAGATACGGTAACAGTTATATCAGAGATTGATACATCTGCAAATACCCAGAAAGAACTCACATCCAGGGTCATCCTTTCCACGGAAGAGGTCCAGAGGATAACCAGAGAGATGCTGAACCTCGTTAAGGATGTCTCGAACATCTCGGCGTCCCTTTCGGCCACATCCAATGTCCTCATATCTTCTGTTGAACGATTTAAATTACCTGAAACAGAGAAGGTTAAGGTATAATCCAAAAGAGGGATTGCTTCGCCTTCAGCTCGCAATGACAAATTAAGTGAGAACGGTTACTTTTGTCATTGCTTCGTCGTCCCGATTTATCGGGACGACGAAGCAATCTCAGGCGAGATCAACTGCAGATAGGTGTTTTCTCAAGATTTCTGAGAGAGACTTCTCGTCAAAGGGCTTAACAAGATAGTCTTCTGCACCGCTTTCCAGCGCCTTTTCTCTGTGTTTCTCAGCGCTTCTCGATGTAAGGACAATGACCGGTATCTCCTTCAATCTTTCTGAACTCTTTATCCTGTTTATCAGTTCATAGCCATGCATCACAGGCATTTCGAGGTCTGTGATAATCATATCGACTGGTGTATCTTCGAGTATGTTCAACGCCTCAACACCATTGGATGCGCTGTAGACCTTAAAACTCTTTGCCTCAAGGAAGGCGCTTACATATTTTCTAACACTCAGGGAATCATCAACAATGAGGATCCTCCTACCCCCATAACCTTCATCAGCCATAGGCCTGATGGCGACAGGCAGGATCTGTTCTTCAAATATCCTTATAGGGTTAATAACAAATCTCGCCCTTCCATTGCCTGATATGGTCGTCCCGGAGTAAATATATAATCCTCCCAGGAAGCGATTCATTGGCTTTATTATGGCCTCTTCATGCCCTATTATCTCATCAACAATCAAGCCGGCCTTTTTGTCTGCAACATTGCATATAATTACAGGTCTGTTTGATCTATCTATCATGCTGACAGTACCAAACATCTCAGAAAGATTCTTGACATGAATCTCCCTATCCCTGTAATTTATCATCTCAGGTCTTCCATCTTCGGACTTAACATCTATTTCTATTATCTCTTCGATCAGACTTGCAGGTATCACAAACTCTATATTGCCGGAACTGAAGACTATCACATTTGTTATCGCAAGAGATGAAGGGACACTTAACCTGAATGTTGTGCTGCTGCCGACATCCGTATCCACTGCAACTGCACCACTAATGGCAGAGATCTGTCTCCTTACCGCACTCATCCCGATCCCTCTGCCTGATGCCATATCAGCGATCTCTGTGGTTGTAAAACCAGGCACAAAAATCAACGAAAGAAGCTCTTCTACTGAAGGTTTGTTCTCGATATTTAATAGACCCCTTTTAACAGCTTCCTCAAATAACCTATCCGTATTGATGCCCCTGCCATCGTCGTTTACCTCTATAACAATGGAATTTCCGTCTCTCCTTGCAGAGAGGAGAATCAACCCCTCCTCTTTCTTTCCCTTCTGCAACCTTTCATCTGACTTCTCTATGCCATGGCTTACGGCATTTCTTATTATGTGCATGAGTGGATCAAAGAGCCTCTCGAATATCACCTTGTCAATCTTTGTATCACCACCTGATATAAGGACTTCAACCTTTTTGTCATCTTGTCTTGCCATATCTTTTATGGGTCTGACAAAACGTTTAAGCAATCTGCCTATCTCTATCATCCTGGCCTCAGAAATGTCAGACCTCAGAAGCTTTATCATGTTACCTATTGTCTTAACATCATCACCGAATGAATCAAAGAAAACGGAAAGCCCTTTCAGCGCCTCGGTTATATCATTTGTTATCTCCTGAAGTTTTCTTGAAAAGAGATTCAGGTCATCGTATCTGTCGAATTCAAGTTCGCCAAACTCTGAGAGGAGGGGATCGATATATTTCAGATTCCCCGGTACGGAGGGCGCAGAGTAGGCATACCTTTCAGCAAAGTTACTGACCTCTTTAAGCAGCCTCCTCCCTGCAAAAAATATCTCATCCGATATCTCGCCGGTCTCCTTTGACCTCTGTAAAAGATAATTCTTCTTTATGGATATTTCACCTATGAGATTCAGCATCTCTTCAACCTTCTGGACATCAACCTTGACAAAATTGTCTGAGAAGAACTCGAAGTCTTCCTTCCTTCTGCCAACTGCATCACGTTTTTCAGGAACTGCCGATATTGCAGGCTCCGGAGCAGCAGGAATCTCTTTAATCACCTCATCAGGAGTAGCAGCCTCTACCTTTTCACATGCCATCACCTCATCGATCCTCTGTAGCACCTGCTGTTCAACCCCTGCATTTTCACCCCTGCCTTCTACGATGTCCTGAATAAGCCCCTTAATATTGTCGAGGATGTATGACAAAAGCTCAACAACCGCGCTGCCCGGCCGTGATATCCCATCCTTCAGATCCTCGAGTATATCCTCCATCTTATGGGCTATGTTACTCGTGGCCTTGAGTTTCAGAAGGGCTGCTGCACCTTTTAGCGTGTGGGCTGTCCTGTAGAGGTCTTCTATAAGAGTGCCACTATCAGGGGCGCTCTCAAGTTCAGAGATTCCCTTATCAAGGGTGTTTATGTGGTCCTCTGCCTCAGAAAGGAAGTATTTAAGCAGTTCTGAACGGTCAAACTGTGCCATAATGGGGCTCCTTTACGCGAAAGGCCTGGAAAAAACTCTTTACGTGTATTATATCATCAGCAGGGATATCAGAGCCAAAGGTGACAAAGTATGGGAGCGTTTCAGAGATAAAACCTATATTTTCGTTTATAGTCTCTCTAAGAAGTTCAACCTCAAGATCGACAACGACAAGCTTGGCATCACTATATTCAGGTTTCCCTGCGGGATAAATCTTTGATAGGTCTATTGCAGGGACTATCCTGCCGCGGATCGGAACTACCCCGTATATATATTCGGGTGCCGTCGGAACAGGATACAGGGGATTTAGATCGACAATCTCTCTCACATGTTCTACAGGCAGAAGGAAATCCTTCTCGCCTACCTTGACGACACAGTAGGTAGATTCTTCTATTGTTCCTTCGTCGATCTGGTTTTCAATCTCATCCTTCATGGATTCAGGTGTTTCTTTACTGCAAGCAGCAGGTCTATGGGTTCACATGGTTTTGTCAGGTATTCATCCGCCCCCTGTTTTTCGCCCCAGAGCTTATCACTCATCTGGTCCTTTGATGTTAACATGATTACGGGGATACTCTTCAACCTTTCGTCTTTCTTAATCGCCCTGCATACCTGAAGCCCGTTTTTCTTTGGCATTATAACATCGAGGATTATCAGGTCAAAGGGCTCGTTTTTGACCATTCTCTCTGCCTCTTCCCCATCCATCGCAACTGATAGGTCATGCCCTGTATCAGCCAGCACAGACTTTATATACTGGAGGTCTGTAGCGCTGTCCTCAGCAATCAGAATCCTTGCCATTTAGCCTCCTCATTTATTTTTTCTTTAGAATTCCAACCTTTGTCAGCGTATAGAAAATCCTTTTCGCTTCTCTCTCCTCTATGGCGCTCTTTTTTATTATATCTCCGAGGTTTCTTTTTCCATCAACGAGAGAGAATATCTTCAGTTCATTTTCATCGAGATTGATATCATCTACCGCTACATCTGTCAGAAGCCTTGTAAGAACGATGCCGTTATCCTGGAACATCTTGGCTGCAAACCTCTTCTCATCAACTCTTCTTGCACCTTCTAAAATGAGATGAGAGGCCTTGACCCTTAAAGGTATGTCTGAGAAATTTTCAGGAATCGGCATCTTCTCAAAGAAGAAGTTCCCTGCCTCGAGCTCCATCGTCGAGTAGATGGCATCGTCTATACGCTCCTTTAAGATAGCCATAATCTCGTCTTCAGAAAGGATGCCCTCATTCACAAAGGCCCTGAGAATGGGAACCCCTGTCGCCTTCGATGCCTTAAATGCTCGGTTAAATACCTTCCTCGGGATGTTCTTTCTCTTTTCAAGCAGGTCTCCGGAAAGGAACCCCTTTCCCTGCTTACTCGTTGAGGCGTAAACTATACCTCCTTTATCAAAATATATTTCTGAACTTAGAACAGGTGAATAGATAGATAGTTTTCCGGTTGCTTTAGCGGTATCGCTTAACTGAAAAATATCGAAAAGACTGAAATCAGAAAGATCTCCCGACAAGGCGATGCCAGGCGCTCTAATTA is from Nitrospirota bacterium and encodes:
- a CDS encoding response regulator, which gives rise to MAQFDRSELLKYFLSEAEDHINTLDKGISELESAPDSGTLIEDLYRTAHTLKGAAALLKLKATSNIAHKMEDILEDLKDGISRPGSAVVELLSYILDNIKGLIQDIVEGRGENAGVEQQVLQRIDEVMACEKVEAATPDEVIKEIPAAPEPAISAVPEKRDAVGRRKEDFEFFSDNFVKVDVQKVEEMLNLIGEISIKKNYLLQRSKETGEISDEIFFAGRRLLKEVSNFAERYAYSAPSVPGNLKYIDPLLSEFGELEFDRYDDLNLFSRKLQEITNDITEALKGLSVFFDSFGDDVKTIGNMIKLLRSDISEARMIEIGRLLKRFVRPIKDMARQDDKKVEVLISGGDTKIDKVIFERLFDPLMHIIRNAVSHGIEKSDERLQKGKKEEGLILLSARRDGNSIVIEVNDDGRGINTDRLFEEAVKRGLLNIENKPSVEELLSLIFVPGFTTTEIADMASGRGIGMSAVRRQISAISGAVAVDTDVGSSTTFRLSVPSSLAITNVIVFSSGNIEFVIPASLIEEIIEIDVKSEDGRPEMINYRDREIHVKNLSEMFGTVSMIDRSNRPVIICNVADKKAGLIVDEIIGHEEAIIKPMNRFLGGLYIYSGTTISGNGRARFVINPIRIFEEQILPVAIRPMADEGYGGRRILIVDDSLSVRKYVSAFLEAKSFKVYSASNGVEALNILEDTPVDMIITDLEMPVMHGYELINRIKSSERLKEIPVIVLTSRSAEKHREKALESGAEDYLVKPFDEKSLSEILRKHLSAVDLA
- a CDS encoding chemotaxis protein CheW yields the protein MKDEIENQIDEGTIEESTYCVVKVGEKDFLLPVEHVREIVDLNPLYPVPTAPEYIYGVVPIRGRIVPAIDLSKIYPAGKPEYSDAKLVVVDLEVELLRETINENIGFISETLPYFVTFGSDIPADDIIHVKSFFQAFRVKEPHYGTV
- a CDS encoding response regulator, whose product is MARILIAEDSATDLQYIKSVLADTGHDLSVAMDGEEAERMVKNEPFDLIILDVIMPKKNGLQVCRAIKKDERLKSIPVIMLTSKDQMSDKLWGEKQGADEYLTKPCEPIDLLLAVKKHLNP
- a CDS encoding response regulator; its protein translation is MGKGKVVVIDDSPTVRKLAEIVLQEEGYKVYTAEDGEEGLKIAEEVLPSVILVDFIMPRMNGYQFCKMVRNNRFLKNVPVILITAKGEDVGEKFTEKFGVVDYFIKPFQPDELVEKVNSIVQSQRAGDASVSEAMEAPDIAPDIAGAVYTSDIGETVDRIIRRYFYKEFPVLLQKSIADILKQTGVIRAPGIALSGDLSDFSLFDIFQLSDTAKATGKLSIYSPVLSSEIYFDKGGIVYASTSKQGKGFLSGDLLEKRKNIPRKVFNRAFKASKATGVPILRAFVNEGILSEDEIMAILKERIDDAIYSTMELEAGNFFFEKMPIPENFSDIPLRVKASHLILEGARRVDEKRFAAKMFQDNGIVLTRLLTDVAVDDINLDENELKIFSLVDGKRNLGDIIKKSAIEEREAKRIFYTLTKVGILKKK